The following are from one region of the Heptranchias perlo isolate sHepPer1 chromosome 11, sHepPer1.hap1, whole genome shotgun sequence genome:
- the LOC137327110 gene encoding uncharacterized protein: MKTKSRKLEKLGITTSIDQASPGTTVATTAKSIVNLSDHTLQPDEIEVLSRGLNFCPTTKMDPTSLAADTEEFIRRMRLWEYFHKPQDFSSEPNETINDPEQQIEGSAVQQPKRKESHWTPPEGRCPQLDMYAQAVRKCVNARFISRTQKTVQNVTRAQRNAINALKTNRNIIIKPADKGGAIVIQNRTDYCKEAYRQLDNQEHYRRLPADLTKEHTHQLNKLIKTFDPDLQSILRTLIPRTPRVGDFYCLPKIHKANTPGRPIVSGNGTLCENLSGYIEGILKPIVQGTPSFCRDTTDFLQKLSTHGPVEPGTLLTTMDVSALYTSIPHDDGIAATASILNTNNSQSPDTILQLIRFILDHNVFTFDNQFFTQTHGTAMGTKFAPQYANIFMHKFEQDFFTAQDLQPTLYTRYINDIFFLWTHGEESLKRLHDNINKFHPTIKLTMDYSSETLSFLDTRISIKDGHLSTSLYRKPTDNLTMLHFSSVHPNHVKEAIPYGQALRIHRVCSDEEERDGHLQTLKDALVRTGYDARLIDRQFRRATAKNRIDLLRRLTRDATNRVPFVVQYFPRAEKLRHVLRSLQHVINDDEHLAMAIPTPPLLAFKQPPNLKQTIVRSKLPSFQENSVHATTQPCHGNLCKTCQIIDTDTTITREDTTHQVHGSYSCDSANVAYLIRCRKGCPRAWYIGETMQTLRQRMNGHRATITKQEGSLLVGEHFSSQGHSATDLRVSVLQGGLRDTRQRKIVEQKLIAKIRTHDDGLNRDLGFMSRYTLPHQRTNVICF; encoded by the coding sequence atgaaaaccaagagcaggaagcttgagaaactcggcatcaccaccagcatcgaccaagcttcccctggtaccacagtTGCAACCACAgcgaagtctatcgtcaatttgtccgaccacacccttcaaccagacgaaatcgaagttctcagccgagggctcaatttctgccccactaccaaaatggaccccactagtctcgcggcggacacagaggaattcatcaggagaatgaggctctgggaatacttccacaaaccccaagatttcagcagcgaacccaatgagacaatcaacgatccggaacagcagatagaaggatccgcggtacagcaaccgaagaggaaagagtcacactggactcctccggagggtcgctgccctcagcttgacatgtatgctcaagctgtcaggaaatgcgtcaatgccagattcatcagccgcactcagaagacagtccagaatgtcacccgagcacaacgcaacgccatcaacgctctcaagaccaaccgcaacatcatcatcaaaccagcggacaaaggaggagccatcgtcatacagaacagaacggactattgcaaagaagcataccgacaactggacaaccaggaacactacagacggttacccgcagatctgaccaaagaacacacacaccagctcaacaaactgatcaagaccttcgatccagaccttcaaagcatcctacgcactctcatcccacgtactccccgcgtgggagacttctactgcctcccaaagatacacaaagccaacacacccggacgtcctatcgtatcaggcaacggaaccctgtgtgagaacctctctggatacatcgagggcatcctgaaacccatcgtacagggaacccccagcttctgtcgcgacactacagacttcctacaaaaactcagtacccacggaccagttgaaccaggaacacttctcaccacgatggacgtctcggcactttacaccagtatcccccacgatgacggcatcgctgcgacagcatcaatactcaacaccaacaacagccaatctccagacaccatcctacaactcatccgcttcatcctggatcacaatgtcttcaccttcgacaaccagttctttacccaaacacacggaacagccatggggaccaaattcgcaccccaatacgccaacattttcatgcacaagttcgagcaggacttcttcactgcacaggacctccaaccaacactatacaccagatacatcaacgacattttctttctatggacccacggtgaggaatcactaaagagactacacgataacatcaacaagttccatcccaccatcaagctcaccatggactactcctcagaaacactttctttcttggacacacgaatctccatcaaagacgggcacctcagcacctcactctaccgcaagcccacggacaacctcacgatgctccacttttccagcgtccaccctaaccacgtcaaagaggccatcccctatggacaggccctgcgaatacacagggtctgctcagacgaggaggaacgcgatggacacctacagacgctgaaagacgccctagtaagaacgggatatgacgctcgactcatcgatcgacagttccgacgggccacagcgaaaaatcgcatagacctcctcaggagactaacacgggatgcaaccaacagagtaccctttgtcgtccagtacttccccagagcggagaaactacgccatgttctccgcagccttcaacatgtcatcaatgacgacgaacacctcgctatggccatccccacacctccactactcgcctttaaacagccacccaacctcaaacagaccatcgttcgcagcaaattacccagctttcaggagaacagcgtccacgccaccacacaaccctgccacggtaacctctgcaagacatgccagatcatcgacacagataccaccatcacacgagaggacaccacccaccaggtgcatggttcatactcctgtgactcggccaatgttgcctacctcatacgttgcaggaaaggatgccccagagcatggtacattggcgagaccatgcagacactgcgacaacggatgaacggacaccgcgcaacaatcaccaaacaggaaggttccctcctagtcggggaacactttagcagtcaaggacattcagccaccgatcttcgggtaagcgttctccaaggcggccttcgagacacacgacaacgcaaaatcgtcgagcagaaattgatagccaagatcCGCACCCATgatgacggcctcaaccgggatcttgggttcatgtcacgctacacgttaccccaccagcgaacaaatgttatctgtttttaa